A part of Rhodoligotrophos appendicifer genomic DNA contains:
- a CDS encoding LysR substrate-binding domain-containing protein, protein MSLRRLLPSPNAIFVFEATARHLSFSRAAEEFNVTQSAISRMIARLETHLGTKLFLRSPVGVSLTDDGRQLYHAVTAGFQQMEMALDDIRARQGEEGTVTLSLSSAFAMHWVMPRLARFQTSLPGIDLRFQLARGEPDGPLDGVDLAIRYNAIANEEQQSWVLMEEIVLPVCSPAYRAEHGLLDEAAGDLTQHTFAHLSGSTRIPWTRYLGAHGYGQPPGSRSLTFSDYTLVLQTALRGRGIALGWWHVVADDIVHGDLVPAARGVMRTGHAYHLVATTRRPLRKPAALVRDWILEEMAALPTQTIGG, encoded by the coding sequence ATGTCATTGCGCCGCCTGCTGCCGTCCCCCAATGCGATCTTCGTCTTCGAGGCGACCGCCCGCCATCTGAGCTTCTCGCGCGCCGCCGAGGAGTTCAACGTCACCCAATCCGCCATCAGCCGCATGATCGCCCGCCTCGAAACCCATCTCGGCACGAAGCTGTTCCTGCGCTCGCCCGTCGGCGTCAGCCTCACCGATGACGGCCGGCAGCTCTATCACGCCGTGACCGCCGGCTTTCAGCAGATGGAGATGGCCCTCGACGACATCCGCGCTCGCCAGGGCGAGGAGGGCACCGTCACCCTGTCACTCTCCTCCGCCTTCGCCATGCATTGGGTCATGCCCCGGCTGGCCCGCTTCCAGACGAGCCTGCCCGGCATCGACCTCCGCTTCCAGCTCGCCCGCGGCGAGCCCGACGGCCCCCTTGACGGCGTCGACCTCGCCATCCGCTACAATGCGATCGCCAATGAGGAGCAGCAGAGCTGGGTCCTGATGGAGGAGATCGTGCTGCCCGTCTGCAGCCCCGCCTACCGCGCCGAGCACGGCCTCCTGGACGAGGCCGCGGGCGATCTCACTCAGCACACCTTCGCCCATCTCTCCGGCTCCACCCGCATCCCCTGGACGCGCTATCTTGGCGCTCATGGCTATGGCCAGCCCCCCGGCAGCCGCAGCCTGACCTTCTCCGACTACACCCTCGTCCTGCAGACGGCGCTGCGCGGCCGCGGCATTGCGCTGGGTTGGTGGCACGTGGTGGCCGACGACATCGTCCATGGCGACCTCGTCCCCGCCGCCCGCGGCGTCATGCGCACCGGCCACGCCTACCACCTCGTCGCCACCACCCGCCGGCCCCTGCGCAAGCCCGCCGCCCTCGTCCGCGACTGGATCCTGGAAGAAATGGCCGCCCTGCCGACCCAGACGATCGGCGGGTGA
- a CDS encoding AEC family transporter produces the protein MTDVLNLSLPLFGLILLGYGAAHILRIEEKGLAWLNALIVYFAVPALIFRTVARAPFEELANLSFIAATTASTLIIYTAATVSALLIFKQRLQTAAIQGSAASYGNVGYMGLALSVTAFGTPAAVPAALIFCFDSVLQFTLTPLLIAIGVRHDHENVKFAAVAVRIAKSILLHPFIIATLAGIAASAARISLPGAVDNLLDLLVNAAAPAALFALGVTLALRHFAGIGREFPVIVLLKVIVHPLVAYAVVSTVVGLDPVWLYVAILMASLPTAANVFILATQYRLYVEGTSSAILVTTILTALTVPVLLYLAQHGLL, from the coding sequence GTGACGGACGTCCTCAACCTCTCACTGCCGCTCTTCGGACTGATTCTCCTCGGCTACGGCGCTGCGCACATCTTGCGCATCGAGGAAAAGGGCTTGGCATGGCTCAATGCCCTCATCGTCTATTTCGCTGTTCCGGCTTTGATTTTTCGCACAGTGGCCAGGGCTCCGTTCGAAGAATTGGCAAATCTGTCATTTATTGCGGCAACGACTGCTTCAACTTTGATCATTTATACAGCGGCCACCGTCTCCGCGCTTCTGATTTTCAAGCAACGTCTTCAGACGGCGGCCATCCAGGGCAGTGCCGCGAGCTATGGCAATGTTGGCTATATGGGGCTGGCCCTGAGCGTGACGGCGTTTGGAACGCCAGCGGCAGTGCCGGCCGCATTGATTTTCTGCTTCGACAGCGTGCTGCAATTTACGCTCACACCCCTGCTCATCGCCATTGGAGTGAGACACGACCACGAAAACGTAAAATTCGCGGCAGTGGCCGTCCGTATTGCAAAATCGATCCTGCTCCACCCCTTCATCATCGCGACCTTGGCGGGGATAGCTGCGTCAGCCGCACGGATATCTTTGCCTGGTGCGGTGGACAATTTGCTTGACCTTTTGGTGAATGCCGCTGCCCCCGCCGCACTTTTTGCCTTGGGCGTAACGCTCGCATTGCGCCACTTTGCAGGAATTGGGCGGGAATTTCCCGTGATCGTCCTCCTGAAAGTTATAGTCCATCCGCTCGTCGCCTATGCTGTGGTGAGCACCGTCGTCGGTCTTGATCCCGTATGGCTCTATGTGGCCATTCTCATGGCCTCATTGCCGACTGCTGCGAACGTATTCATCTTGGCAACGCAGTACCGGCTTTATGTGGAGGGGACATCCAGCGCGATTCTAGTAACGACGATCCTCACAGCTCTGACAGTGCCTGTGTTGCTCTATCTCGCTCAGCATGGATTGCTTTAA
- the hspQ gene encoding heat shock protein HspQ, whose translation MSEIHRTAKFKIGQVVKHRHFAFRGVIFDVDPTFANTEEWWLSIPEDVRPRKDQPFYHLLAENDDSEYIAYVSEQNLLDDDSGEPVRHPQVPEFFDRFDESQGIYHLPARSQH comes from the coding sequence ATTTCGGAGATCCACCGGACAGCCAAGTTTAAAATCGGCCAGGTTGTGAAGCATCGCCATTTTGCATTTCGCGGCGTGATTTTCGACGTGGATCCGACCTTTGCCAATACGGAGGAATGGTGGTTGTCCATTCCGGAGGATGTCCGGCCACGAAAAGACCAACCTTTTTATCATCTGCTCGCTGAGAACGATGATAGCGAATATATCGCCTATGTGTCAGAGCAGAACCTCCTCGACGATGATAGCGGCGAACCGGTCCGGCATCCGCAAGTGCCTGAATTCTTTGACCGTTTCGACGAGTCTCAAGGCATCTACCACCTGCCGGCGAGAAGCCAGCACTAA
- a CDS encoding acyl-CoA synthetase codes for MNFTPADPPPARFNLARHCLAQSAAANPSRRALVVASDADGPGEVWSFAALEDRVLRLAEGFRALNLDPGARVFMRMGNSADYAFVFFALNAAGLVPIPASALLSEAEVAFMISNSRAAAIVTDGTLPLPPLDDSIEIIGPAELDRMKAGPRGPYADTAREDPAFLIYTSGTTSRPKGVLHAQRSVWGRRPMVEGWYGYRPDDVVLHSGAFNWTYTLGSGLFDPWANGLTAIVYTGPKDISVWPRLIRRHGATLMASVPTLYRQMLKHCDLSPGRLGGLRHGLCAGESLPAQLALAWRERTGTMLYEALGMSEISTYVSASPKVAPRLGSAGKPQAGRCVAILDVAGGTTPLPPGQRGLIAVHRSDPGLMLGYWERPEEEAQVFRGEWFVGGDLGRLDEDGYLHFEGRNDDLMNAFGYRVSPLEVEAVLARHPSVAEAAVVEIKVSAEVSIIAGFVVAAAGAQIDVAALKQFAATELAAYKQPRELYVVAELPRTANGKVQRRALAGLVG; via the coding sequence ATGAATTTCACTCCCGCCGATCCGCCGCCTGCCCGCTTCAACCTGGCGCGCCATTGCCTCGCTCAGAGTGCGGCCGCCAATCCCTCGAGACGGGCGCTGGTCGTCGCCAGTGATGCGGACGGCCCGGGAGAGGTCTGGAGCTTTGCAGCTCTGGAGGACAGGGTGCTCCGCCTGGCCGAGGGTTTTCGCGCGCTGAACCTGGACCCGGGCGCACGGGTGTTCATGCGGATGGGCAACAGCGCGGACTACGCCTTTGTTTTCTTTGCCCTCAATGCGGCCGGCCTCGTGCCCATTCCCGCCTCCGCGCTGCTGTCGGAAGCGGAAGTGGCCTTCATGATCAGCAATTCCCGCGCCGCAGCCATCGTTACGGACGGGACGCTGCCGCTGCCGCCGCTGGACGACAGCATCGAGATCATCGGGCCCGCGGAACTCGACCGCATGAAGGCGGGACCGCGCGGCCCTTACGCCGACACGGCGCGCGAGGACCCGGCCTTCCTCATCTATACCTCGGGCACCACCAGCCGGCCCAAGGGCGTGCTGCATGCCCAGCGCAGCGTCTGGGGGCGACGGCCCATGGTTGAGGGCTGGTATGGCTACCGCCCGGACGACGTGGTGCTGCATAGCGGCGCCTTCAACTGGACCTATACGCTCGGCAGCGGGTTGTTCGACCCCTGGGCCAACGGCTTGACCGCCATCGTCTATACCGGCCCCAAGGACATCAGTGTCTGGCCTCGCCTGATCCGGCGCCATGGCGCTACGCTGATGGCCTCGGTCCCGACCCTCTACCGGCAGATGCTGAAGCATTGCGACCTCTCGCCGGGCCGTTTGGGCGGTCTGCGCCACGGGCTCTGCGCCGGCGAGTCCCTGCCCGCCCAGCTCGCCCTCGCCTGGCGTGAGCGCACCGGGACGATGCTGTATGAGGCGTTGGGCATGAGCGAGATCTCGACCTATGTGTCGGCGTCGCCAAAGGTGGCGCCCAGGCTGGGTTCTGCCGGCAAGCCGCAGGCGGGACGCTGCGTGGCGATCCTCGACGTCGCCGGCGGCACCACGCCGCTGCCGCCCGGCCAGCGGGGGCTGATCGCCGTGCACCGGTCCGATCCGGGGCTGATGTTGGGCTATTGGGAGCGACCGGAGGAAGAGGCGCAGGTATTCCGCGGCGAGTGGTTCGTGGGCGGCGATCTCGGTCGTTTGGACGAGGACGGATATCTGCACTTCGAGGGCCGCAACGACGATCTCATGAACGCCTTCGGCTACCGGGTCTCGCCGCTAGAGGTGGAGGCCGTGCTGGCACGCCACCCCTCGGTGGCGGAGGCCGCCGTCGTCGAGATCAAAGTCAGCGCGGAGGTCTCGATCATCGCGGGCTTCGTCGTTGCCGCTGCGGGCGCGCAGATCGACGTGGCCGCGCTCAAGCAGTTCGCGGCCACGGAGCTTGCCGCCTACAAGCAGCCGCGGGAGCTCTATGTGGTCGCTGAGCTGCCGCGTACGGCGAATGGCAAGGTGCAACGGCGGGCGCTGGCGGGGCTGGTGGGGTGA
- a CDS encoding extracellular solute-binding protein, whose protein sequence is MRAAARLALLLIFALLPLLPNDLAAAPAHGIAMHGDLRYPADFRHFDYVNPDAPKGGRLNLSAIGTFDSLNPFIIRGLAPTGLRDYVFESLLTRSRDEAFSLYGLLAESVELAENGRSVTFSLNPSATFSDGTPVTIDDIEFSWAVQREKGRPNSRIYYRKVVAIERPAPGAITFVFEDATDRELPLILGLMPILPKHRYGEGRFDAATLEAPVGSGPYATEAVKPGAEITYRRREDYWGKDLPVNRGRYNFDAIRVLYFRDSNSAFESFKKGLVDVQADSDPTRWTTGYDFPAARRGEVVKEAFETQLPAPTAAFVFNTRRPPFSDIRVREALLELFDFSWINKNLYYDLFERTDSFYSGSELSSADRPASPEERVLLAEYPDAVLPAIMDGRYRLPGGSITGRDRDSQKRALELLSQAGYGIDRGSLRRIDSGEPLSFELLTVTRDQERLALAYSRSLAKIGVTATVRQVDSSQFQKRIETYDFDMMPYTWYNSLSPGNEQAFYWGSFGADHPGTRNYMGAKAPAIDPLIGAMIAARTRAELVTATRALDRVLRSGIYVVPLFYAPAQWVGRWTPIEHPDVTPLYGYQIDSWWAVPSP, encoded by the coding sequence GTGCGCGCGGCAGCCCGCCTCGCGCTGCTGCTGATTTTTGCCCTTCTCCCTCTCCTGCCCAACGACCTCGCCGCGGCTCCGGCCCACGGCATCGCGATGCATGGAGATCTGCGATATCCCGCAGATTTCCGCCATTTCGACTATGTGAACCCCGACGCACCCAAGGGCGGCCGTCTCAACCTCTCGGCCATCGGCACGTTCGACAGCCTCAACCCCTTCATCATTCGCGGCCTCGCGCCCACGGGATTGCGGGACTATGTCTTCGAAAGTCTGCTGACACGTAGTCGTGATGAAGCATTTTCGCTTTACGGCCTGTTGGCGGAAAGCGTCGAACTGGCGGAAAACGGCCGTTCTGTAACTTTCAGTCTCAATCCGTCTGCAACATTCTCGGACGGGACACCCGTCACAATCGACGATATTGAGTTCTCCTGGGCCGTCCAGCGCGAAAAGGGACGCCCCAACAGCCGTATCTATTATCGAAAAGTCGTGGCCATCGAGCGACCCGCGCCCGGCGCCATCACCTTCGTCTTCGAAGATGCGACGGACCGCGAGCTGCCCCTCATCCTCGGGCTGATGCCGATCCTGCCGAAGCATCGCTATGGCGAGGGACGCTTCGACGCCGCCACCCTGGAGGCCCCTGTTGGGAGCGGTCCCTATGCAACCGAGGCGGTGAAGCCGGGGGCGGAAATCACCTATCGGCGGCGCGAGGATTATTGGGGCAAGGACCTTCCGGTCAATCGCGGTCGCTACAATTTCGACGCGATCCGCGTCCTCTATTTCCGGGATTCAAATTCCGCCTTCGAGAGCTTCAAGAAAGGGCTCGTCGACGTGCAGGCGGATTCCGATCCGACCCGATGGACGACAGGATACGACTTTCCCGCCGCGCGCCGCGGCGAGGTCGTGAAGGAGGCCTTCGAGACCCAGCTGCCGGCACCGACCGCGGCCTTCGTGTTCAACACACGGCGTCCGCCCTTCTCGGACATCAGGGTGCGCGAGGCCCTGCTCGAATTGTTCGACTTCTCCTGGATCAATAAGAACCTCTATTACGATCTGTTCGAGCGCACCGACAGCTTCTATTCGGGATCTGAGCTCTCCTCCGCCGACCGGCCGGCGAGCCCCGAGGAACGGGTCCTGCTCGCGGAGTACCCCGACGCCGTGCTGCCGGCGATCATGGATGGCCGCTACCGGCTCCCGGGCGGCTCGATCACCGGGCGCGACCGGGACAGCCAGAAGCGCGCCCTGGAGCTGCTGAGCCAGGCGGGCTACGGGATCGACCGGGGATCCCTGCGCAGAATCGACAGCGGGGAGCCGTTGAGTTTCGAGCTCCTGACGGTGACCCGCGACCAGGAGCGGCTGGCACTGGCCTATTCCCGCTCATTGGCAAAAATCGGCGTCACCGCAACAGTTAGGCAGGTTGATTCGAGTCAATTCCAGAAGCGCATCGAGACCTATGATTTCGATATGATGCCGTATACCTGGTACAATTCTCTGTCGCCGGGCAATGAACAGGCTTTCTATTGGGGCTCGTTCGGGGCGGACCATCCGGGCACGCGAAACTATATGGGCGCCAAGGCCCCGGCCATTGACCCGCTCATCGGCGCGATGATCGCCGCGCGGACCCGGGCGGAGCTGGTGACCGCGACGCGCGCGCTCGACCGGGTGCTGCGCTCCGGCATCTATGTGGTGCCGCTGTTCTACGCACCGGCGCAATGGGTGGGGCGCTGGACACCGATCGAGCATCCCGACGTCACTCCCCTCTACGGTTACCAGATCGACAGTTGGTGGGCGGTGCCGAGCCCGTAA
- a CDS encoding FAD-dependent monooxygenase has translation MACALLQEARINFVFLPGVSHREADPRTTALMQGSIAVLEKIGLWPDPLERDSAPLRTLKIVDQTGNWPGAPTVTFDAAELGNEPFGWNVPNSSLLASLSAVLASAGNQITREGKVRRAEILDDRVVLHLDDKTMIAAQAVIAADGASSVCRDSAGIKTYGTTYRQLALATSFDHELSHDNCSTEYHRPGGPLTTVPLPGKRSSLVWMERPDEINRLMALGEAEFSSALTIALNGELGAVGNTGARAAFPARSMISRSFAAKRIFLVGEAAHVLPPIGAQGLNLGFRDAEAASARVIEAIACSKDPGGNDVLEGYDRDRRRDVLPRGMGVDLMNRSLLSQMLPGQLVRAAGLLALQRFGRLRRTVMREGIGA, from the coding sequence CTGGCATGTGCCCTGCTGCAGGAGGCCCGAATTAATTTCGTCTTCTTGCCAGGCGTCAGCCATCGCGAGGCAGACCCGCGAACCACAGCTCTCATGCAGGGATCGATAGCGGTCCTGGAGAAAATCGGTCTGTGGCCGGATCCCTTGGAAAGAGATTCCGCCCCGTTGAGAACTCTCAAAATCGTCGATCAGACCGGTAATTGGCCGGGAGCTCCAACAGTCACTTTTGATGCTGCGGAATTAGGCAACGAGCCTTTCGGCTGGAATGTTCCCAATAGCTCGTTACTGGCCTCTCTCAGCGCTGTGCTGGCCTCCGCCGGGAATCAAATCACGCGAGAAGGCAAGGTCCGGCGGGCCGAGATTCTCGATGATCGAGTGGTGCTGCATCTGGACGATAAAACAATGATCGCGGCCCAGGCCGTGATCGCCGCAGACGGTGCAAGCTCCGTTTGCCGCGACAGCGCCGGTATCAAGACATACGGAACCACGTATAGGCAGCTGGCTTTAGCAACAAGTTTCGACCATGAACTCTCTCATGACAACTGTTCGACCGAGTATCACCGGCCGGGTGGGCCGCTCACGACGGTGCCCTTACCAGGAAAGCGTTCAAGTCTTGTCTGGATGGAACGACCCGATGAAATCAACCGATTGATGGCCTTGGGTGAAGCCGAGTTCAGCTCAGCCCTGACAATCGCCTTAAACGGTGAACTGGGCGCGGTTGGCAACACCGGAGCGCGAGCCGCATTCCCGGCGCGATCCATGATCTCGAGAAGTTTCGCGGCCAAGAGGATTTTTCTCGTCGGCGAGGCGGCTCATGTCTTGCCCCCCATTGGCGCCCAGGGCCTGAATCTCGGATTCAGGGACGCTGAGGCCGCATCCGCCAGGGTGATCGAAGCGATTGCGTGCTCAAAGGATCCGGGTGGGAACGACGTCCTGGAGGGTTATGACCGCGACCGCCGGCGAGACGTGCTGCCGCGAGGCATGGGCGTCGATTTAATGAACAGATCACTATTGTCGCAAATGCTGCCTGGACAGCTGGTGCGGGCGGCTGGACTCCTTGCCCTGCAACGGTTCGGGAGACTGCGACGGACGGTGATGCGCGAAGGGATCGGTGCTTAA